ggaagagaaggggaagatgGAGACGGGAGCGGAGGATGCGctgaggaaacagacaaagaagaagggcgaCCTGCAGAAGCacgcggcgcgagaaggaggggAGAGGCTTCGCAGATAGCAAGACCCGTGAGGGAGAGAACTGGTCGCGTTTCGAGCGGCGGGTGGTTCGGCATCTCCCGTCCCGCCACGGATGCCGGAAGGTCGCGAGACTCTATGGTTTTCAGAACTGCTGATGAAAATGCCAGGCGCTGAAACCCTAAAGCGGATCTCGGCCCATCAGGCAAAACTGCTCCACGAACAAggcgcgctgtctcgcggTCCCCTTGAAGCGCTTCCTGTTCTCGGAGCGCCGAGACGCTTGCCAACAATGTTCCGCGACTGTCTCCTACAGGCATGCCGTGGAGCCCTCCTGTTTCGGcagcttcttttttcctttccatttttcttctcgattccgtttcttctctcgttttcgtttcttctctcgcttccgtttcttctctcgtttccgttgcttctctcgttttcgtttcctttctcgattccgtttcttctctcgattccattttttctctcgattcCGTTTCTTGAGATGACgggcttttctcgctttctctgccttcttcgcggaAGTGGATGCCTAAATCTTTTGTGGTTTCTGGctgccgcgcctcgctgctgtctctgtctctcgcgctgccttctgtcggtcgcgttcctcttcctttcagAGGGTCCGAAGAGGCCTGTCGAGCCTCGGAGAACGACGCGCTGACGAAGAACTCGCTTTTTGCTTTTCCCAGCGCGAGGTGTCCTTGTCGCATTCCCTTTCCCCGTGCCCCGACTCGGCTGCCTTCGCGTCGTCGCGCCCTGAGGCAAATccgccctctctgtctccagatTCCTCCTTTGTTCTGTGGCATGGAGCGCAGCGCTTCTCGTCCATAAGACCATCTGTCTTTGCTCGCCGATATGCCGACTGTATAGACACGACGCCAGCGATACCTGCGAGCGAGGCTCTcaggagaaggcgggagagcgCCGGCAGGTTGACCTGTCACTTCTGAAGAGTGTGGAGAGGGCTGGGAAAGAGCCACAGGCAACGCATGGAGTGGAGCGCATgccgacgagaagggagaagaacgtgCGCCATCCTTCGaggttctttctctttcttctcgctcttcagcTTCGCGTCCACGATCCCTCTGGGGATTCTCGTCACACCGCCAACTTGTTTCTTCCACAGGATCAACAAGTGGGCTTTTCTGGAGACAGCACGCCCAGCCGAAAGACGCGGCGGCTTCCCGGTCTCCTCcatcctctccctctccttttccatatctttcttctcccttccccctctctcctttctcccctttctctgcttccgtggCTGTCCCCTTCGAAtccgtttcctcctgtctccccttgcCTGTCCCATTTCGGCGTgtgtctttgctttcttctccttcggtgacttcactctctctgtctcggtcttcttctcggtcctccttcgcctcttgtcTGGGGTGTACCGACACCGTAGACTGTTTGTGGCTACACTCGTGCTCGTCaccgcctctttctcctcccgcCGAACGGGAGCCTTCTCCGCAcggcgagagcgggaaggaTGCAGAAGATTTAACGAATTctgacgcagaaggcgactggTCCTTCTCCGCGACATTgggcgagacagcgcgcttttcgtttccttctgaAGGTGCGGAGACCAGGCTGAGTTGCCTGGCGGTGGCAAACGTCTCCGACTCGACCGCGCTAACGAATCGACAGAAAGCGAATGACTGCGACTCTGTACAGACACGCAAGGCCGGCGGGAGCCccggacggagacaggcgtcgggcgaagacggcaaaCCGTGGAGAACGTCGCGGCGTCGCTCCACCCCCGCTTGGTTTTTGTTGAGGCCGAGCGCGTCATCTGCTCTTTTTTCCGGTCCAGAATGCCCGGGAACTGGCGTAGCAagcttctcgtctttcgtgCTTTGTTTTTCATTCGAGacctgcagagaaggagaagtcgagccgagaggaagacgaagacttGTTTCGGAAGGAGGAAGcatttcctcgtcttctgcgtcaggttccttctccctttctctggaCTCCGAGGTTGTCTTCCCTGAGCTTTCcgcgttctcctctttctcttctccctcgctttgAAGTGTCCTGgagctgtctccctcttctctctgctctccacgGGTTCGCCCTTTCCCGAGTTCTGCTTCCTCAGagttcgtctcgcctcggtGTCCGGccctggcgtctctcttcgcgctcccgcctcgtcctgcgtcatctctctctcccttttctgtcgcgcgCTTCTTACTGGGGCTCTGCATCcgagagcgagcgcggcgcgcgtcgtacgcggagaggcagagtcGAAGGTCGTGTTGAATCTGCGAAGCGTTGGGAACCTCGTCCCGGTTCTGAGGCCGAAGACAACTCAAAGCAggtttctctgcagctccCAGAGGAGAGCTGCTCGGTTTTCCCCGAggtgaagaaaacggaaaaaacaaaggaaTGCCCTCCACAGCCTTttgctcctctttcttctctcgccccaaAATCCCTTCCTGCTCGCGGgcatctgtctcctttcgggggtttctgtctcctgggAAGAGTGTCCCCTCGGGGCCCGACCgcgctccgcctcgtctctcttgttcgGTTCGAATCGTGGAGGAAGCGCTAGACTTCCCGGGAAGCGCCGAGGCGGCctgaggggaagaaaagagcgaagatGAACCGCCTGTGGCCGCTTGAGTCACCAGATCGACTTCCTGTTCGAGTGCTCTGGAATCTCGagcctctcgcccttcgtcctctccggttcttccgccttcgtcaccctccgtcttcgcctgcaaAGGGTCGGCAGCCTCCGAAGCCTCTGTCGTTTTGTTCGCCTCTCGGCTCTTCCAGGGAGAGCTTCCCAGCTTCCCTGcaagagacggggaagacgagaaggcgaacttTGTCGGCCGAGCTGGACTCGCAGGCCGGTCACCGGCTGGgcctgcagagacactcCAGAGGTGCGGCGGcgcttgtcttttctcggtttttCCTCTGAGGCCGCCAGGAGGGGGGAGGACTGTGGGCGCTGGAACGAGTTGGTCTTCTCGCGaaggccttcttcgtttATCCATCTCTCCACGGTTGCTTTTGCCGAGTGGCCACGtcacgtcttcctcgcttttcggcACTTCGGCTTCGTTTCGTTCCGCTTCATTGGCAAAgccgagaaaaggcgagggcAGCACCTCGTCGCCGTTCACCCGCGAGTTGTGCGCGTTTTGAAGCTTCTCCCACAACGCCACGACCAAGTCTACGAGAGAGTGgggcagaaagcgagggaaagaacgatggagagggaaagaacgatggagagggaaaaaacgatggagagggacagagaggagcagGAGACACGTCGCAAAACATGCAGAAAGGGACAGGCTTAGTCCCGCATCAtctgccgctctcgcgtttcttttcctttcgaGAGTCAACTTGTCTCTATCTACCGTTGGGTGTGCGCTCGATGCTGTAGAAAAGGCCTCTTTCGTGCGTTGGGGGGAGCGTGTacgtgtgtgtttttctgcgtGCGAGGGAAAGGCAAGCCTTCGCACTTCCCAGGCATAGAAACCAAACGCTCGTCGGCCGagaccgtctctctcccgctttaACTGGGGTTGCTTGCTAGTTTCGAATACTTGGCGTTAAGGAGCAGAAtccgtgccttctctctaGAACCCACGGGAGAATATCCGCTGTCGCGTGCCTCCCCACACTTTTCCTCTGTGACTGGAGTGAACAGGGGGGTTTCTGCATCCCAGAGCTACTGGGTCTCCGGgcagtgtctccttcttcacgtGGCGTGAGCACAGAGGTGACGGCCCTCTCCTTAGCTTAAGTTTATAAACTTCTCTACAAATCTCAGACCGTCTGCGCTCCGTAGTCTGCCTTCTTAATCGcctgttctccctttctttcgtctccgccctcgcggCCGTTTCGCATGTCCGCCGGTTCCTCTTGCTGCACAGTTTCCGGAGTTTTCCTCTCGAAAAATCCTCAGACGCGAACGGTCAAGGGTGTATCGGCTTTCCATCGTCGTTTTGCGTTGTTTTTGTACCGCGTtcccctcgctttttccgAAAAAGGTGGCTCTCTGTGTCTCATTTTGCGGTTCTCTGCCCAGCGGTGGTCCTGTCTTTCCTAGTCTcaacttcttctctcgcttccttctcactTTCTAGACTCTGGCGATCGCAACTCTGCAGGCACTCGTCGAAGGAGGCTTCGGAAACCACCAGggctctcctgtctctccgagGAAGACTCAATCTCCCCTCTTCAGAACTTTCATCCTGCACTGTCTCTTCTGACTCCCGTTCCGCTgattctcttcttccttcgatGCTCTCTTCCCTCAGACAGCACGTAGCCGTCTCCAAGAGGGACAGTTCACACTGCTgtagcagagagagagaaccagatcgaaaagaagagaagcagagaataatggagagagagaagaacgcagagagagcgagaccgagagcgaaacgcagagaccgaAAAAAGAGGGCAACCCAGAGAGCTCCAGATCAGAGAACGAAAGGGAGGGTGCcagagagcggggagagcgacaggcagagacacacagagaaatAATTGGAGAGGGGTATCGGAAACAGGAGAACTGGGAAAAGATACTAGTCAGTTTTGAccagaaggaaaaacgcgttaCAGCACGCAGTTCTCTCGTACTCTTTGTTGTTCTTCCATCTTGTATGTTCTtggttcctttctccttctctttccttctccctttcttgcTCATCTGCCGTTCTTCCTAtgctctcttgcttcctctcaACCCACAGGCGGAcattctctgtctccttctcggctCGTGGCGgcttgttctccctcgcaGCCTGCTGTCCGTCCtcgtgctttcttctctcctttccacacagagagcctccagaggagaggagtgagacgaagacagggaGGCAGCGGGTCCACAGAgccagaaacggagaggcagtcGATTGAGGAGTGCAGTGACGAGAGAAGTGAACACTAGATGCACCTCCTTAGTCTTGTTTCTTTGTTgggctctcttctcttcggtctgttcctttctttcttctccagtgtACAGTTTCCTCCTATTCTTCCCCGTCCTGCCCATGGCCCTTCTTTCAGCAGGGTGTCTCgccgttcgcttcctctctcagcgTTTTTTGACCAGTCGACCTTCAAGTGCAAAGTCGGACAGGAGCGAAGCCGGCGTTTCGGAGCCGGAAAGACAGAGCGACGCCTCCCGACGGACGAAAACTGAGCAGGTATTTCCCCACGGGCAGAAACCTGGTAACTACAAAGTATCTGGAGAAGACAGCTCCTTTGAAAATACCCAGTCATACGGGGCTGAAACCAGCCCCCAAAGATATACCTTCTGCGAGTCACCCTCGTTGGCACTGGGCGTCTTCGCACCGACAAGCTCTGTacggggtgtacgtacaccagAACAAACCACGGCAAGTTACTGGTCGCCGCCGTTCTTGGCGCGAATTTCGACGGGCGCCGAGAGACGTCAGAGCTTCTCGGAccaggacagagaagcgagatagacagtgtgtgtgtcttctaCCTGAATGGCTCTGAAAACGGATCAGGCTGAACGGCGTATTGTGAGCGCCACAAGAGACTGCGGCGTCGGGACGCCGCGGATGGAGCCggaggtgtatgtacaccgcaaACAGCGTGAGGAGGATGCCCAACAGCGTGAGGAGGATGCCCACCGTGATTTTTGGGTGACTATAAAAGCGTTGAAAATCGAGAAatgcgcatgcgcgcgagTAGCCGACTGCGTTGCGATAGAGTTGTCTTGCAAAGTGAGAGGAAGCTAAGTTGCTGCCGCCGTTTGCAGAGGACAACGCGAACGACTTCACAGGACGCGTTGAAGCGGAGGTATCCACAGGGAGGTAAATCCGCATTTTGGAGTCTAAGCAGGGAATCAAGCCGTTTTACGTCCCGCCAAgagaagcgcatgcatgcgagagACGCTTCTATGTGCTTCTGACAGCAATCGCGCATTTGCGCACTTCGGTCCCAGCGgagcccccccccccttaCTCTCACTTCTCGGCAGCGGCTGGGTGCGCGGGCCGttgcgagaggaaacggaaaagcgCCGGATTTCCAAAGCGAGAACAcacagcgaaggaagcgcgACTTTTCTTGCCGAAGACTACGTTCTTTCCTGCTTTTCACCTTTGCTGTTGAACACAAAGAGGAAGCCGGTCTCTGCGACAGCGGTCTCGCGGATTTTCCCCGCGCTGGAAAAGATACCCTCCACCGAAGTTGTGTACATTTCACTCGTACACGCAACCGCATTTTTATGCAGAGATATTCATGTCCAGATAAACACATCCATATGTAACGCCAAACATACCTCTCTATAGAGACTGAAAGATAATACATACTGGAACACTTACATAAACCcgtgcatacatatatacacgcatCTGTATACCAGCATGCATACCTCCTTATATAGTTGTAAACAGTAATCTCCTTGTATATGTCTTCAGAACTTTGTAAAAAACGTGTGTTTTTGAGTCGAGCGAAGCGAGTCGCATGGGGACTGGCTGTTGAGTCAAGTCCTGGGAGAGCTGCCGCTTGGTCTTCAATTGGAAACTTGCGTTCTCTTCATGTGGGCGGACGCCCCTATCTTTTTCGAACTCCAGACACTCACATAAAACTGTATCAAATAAAACACATTGTATACTTTCACATATTTACATACATCTGGTCACATGTTTACATCTctatgcgtatatatatatataaaacACTACGGACAGGAGGGAATCTGTGGGTATTCGTGTATGATGTTTCCACCAGCGTGCTGATACACTTATAATTCTACATCCACCTCGGCGTTCCCGCAATAGACGCCTGGTGCGCACTGTGTGGGCACAGGCAACTTCCTGTGCTGAATGCTCTGTTATTCGTGTTGCTTCTGTGCTGGAAAGCACCTCTTTCGAAAGACCAGATCTTCTGGCGACCTCAGTCATGTACGTACAGCCGACCAGTTTCCTAAATAGCATCGCGAACGTCCAAGGAGAATGTGAAGCGCGCGAAAACACTTTCTTTGCCTACTCGGGGCTGGTCCTTCAGAAGGGTACGCCTCATGCCCCGAGGTAAACATCTTCACTTTAAGCACAGGGCTGGCGAGACGACCTAGACAGGCATTTTCCTAATTGCAACCCTATCCGTTTAAATACACATGCTTAAATTTGCATCTAAACATGTAGTTGCAGTTGCACACTCCGTTGTGCACAGGGTGTTTTTCCACGAAAGCGTTGCGACCAAAGCGCACCCACAGAGAGAAGTAACAATtttgagagaaaacgaatcAGTGATGACCCACTCTCCGCTTCGACTCTCCCATGGAAGCCTCTCGGCAGCACACATGCCCCGAAATGCTCCCCTTCGCCCAACCCCGCTGTGTGAGGTTCCGAGAGACAGTCCGGTGAAGAGCGACAGGTCGAGTTCTCgagcctcctcttcctcccccgcctcctcgcttGGTTTTCGGCTTTCACCAGAGCTCTCACCCTGAAGAGAGCACGGCCGcgaagcggga
This region of Neospora caninum Liverpool complete genome, chromosome Ia genomic DNA includes:
- a CDS encoding eukaryotic translation initiation factor 3 subunit G-2, related, encoding MAAERKWADFELDDDYELGDLVNTATGFETKPDEEGIKTVTTYTQTLRGETLKVTKRIKVIRKCQRINKEVYARKNIVPFGLDAEDGDPSLRATTVRSHEEIVIEVPRSSKQRKFKEEEEDDDFYMGDLNPSKTSRDLRQKFRALREDDDGGAAGGDGDEETGLRSGGAGKYIPRARRDGETLKDVENRRREECTIRVTNLSEDVKDEDLTELFGKIGKIDRIYLAKHKEKKCSKGFAFITYQRREDAVRAIRQLNRHGYDNLLLNCACGHPKITVGILLTLLGILLTLFAVYIHLRLHPRRPDAAVSCGAHNTPFSLIRFQSHSDLVVALWEKLQNAHNSRVNGDEVLPSPFLGFANEAERNEAEVPKSEEDVTWPLGKSNRGEMDKRRRPSREDQLVPAPTVLPPPGGLRGKTEKRQAPPHLWSVSAGPAGDRPASPARPTKFAFSSSPSLAGKLGSSPWKSREANKTTEASEAADPLQAKTEGDEGGRTGEDEGREARDSRALEQEVDLVTQAATGGSSSLFSSPQAASALPGKSSASSTIRTEQERRGGARSGPEGTLFPGDRNPRKETDAREQEGILGREKKEEQKAVEGIPLFFPFSSPRGKPSSSPLGAAEKPALSCLRPQNRDEVPNASQIQHDLRLCLSAYDARRARSRMQSPSKKRATEKGERDDAGRGGSAKRDARAGHRGETNSEEAELGKGRTRGEQREEGDSSRTLQSEGEEKEENAESSGKTTSESREREKEPDAEDEEMLPPSETSLRLPLGSTSPSLQVSNEKQSTKDEKLATPVPGHSGPEKRADDALGLNKNQAGVERRRDVLHGLPSSPDACLRPGLPPALRVCTESQSFAFCRFVSAVESETFATARQLSLVSAPSEGNEKRAVSPNVAEKDQSPSASEFVKSSASFPLSPCGEGSRSAGGERGGDEHECSHKQSTVSVHPRQEAKEDREEDRDRESEVTEGEESKDTRRNGTGKGRQEETDSKGTATEAEKGEKGERGKGEERYGKGEGEDGGDREAAASFGWACCLQKSPLVDPVEETSWRCDENPQRDRGREAEEREERERTSKDGARSSPFSSACAPLHALPVALSQPSPHSSEVTGQPAGALPPSPESLARRYRWRRVYTVGISASKDRWSYGREALRSMPQNKGGIWRQRGRICLRARRREGSRVGARGKGMRQGHLALGKAKSEFFVSASFSEARQASSDPLKGRGTRPTEGSARDRDSSEARQPETTKDLGIHFREEGRESEKSPSSQETESREKMESREETESRKETKTREATETREETEAREETKTREETESRRKMERKKEAAETGGLHGMPVGDSRGTLLASVSALREQEALQGDRETARLVRGAVLPDGPRSALGFQRLAFSSAVLKTIESRDLPASVAGREMPNHPPLETRPVLSLTGLAICEASPLLLAPRASAGRPSSLSVSSAHPPLPSPSSPSLPPLPSPSSPPLPSLPPLWVLSPRLPHASEEAEMAGRTAVAAPAEGGRVSAAMSVDDSDGENATEAAHVEGFVFSPVERGANAPQARRGRGRGEEKGMLKTATGRMESHGENRVSEWRWRGEDEGEEAGERTEKGKAVARWATLSSPPGEKEEESEGCALCLRSHRERCAYRRVRSRRHSRGGCEEEIDELTEEKGESRTEKGRSREQGTDRNARLTETKTERETGERERDSGKSSLSGSGQSHREQCHCQPQPQLEARRQEKKDSERETERERGREKEREKGEKGEREGTPRAMCRKARICRGGREVLGVEVLSSYREHGLDEMCEEEREGLAANHHQLVALLNKRLVEGVAHTGAGRGDRGRDKTRAQKTDSGSSLFRHPSVRDLRGNSPRKEKCGRKSVACSKATCEHFAYRRIGE